One genomic window of Caminibacter pacificus includes the following:
- a CDS encoding NADH-quinone oxidoreductase subunit L: MNNAVLILLTAPFLGAVLAYVLGKAKRELSFWVAEVTGAILFLASLVLFFNYSHTVIDIDYTWIAYGDLKVPFGIYIDHLSIVMLLVATGLGFLDIHFAHDYMGEDPDQPRYYAKVLFFIGGMIILVITKDLIGAFVGWEFMGLASYLLISFWYYKNSAADAGMQAFLYTRFGDIFILAAIALLFFFAGTVDLVKLNEMALSGELNKTVALVAALFIFMGAIGKSGQFPLYPWLMNAMEGPTTVSALIHGATMVNSGIYIVARLFDFFAYTDALFIVANVAALSAFIGATSALVQKEIKKILAYSTMSHLSIAFVGLGVGSLAAGMLHLVNHAIFKALLFLSAGAVIYIAHHTKDAWKLGGLIKTAPLVALFMAMGSLSLAGVPPFSGFFSKELVVASAWEWGNGFTKTFVTIAALLSIGYITRLWILIFLGEPRNEEIAGSVHKPSNLWIRLPLGILAFVTLFIAIWQSDIIHYIVGKEVVEPHVAGLTAFMLTGMLVIFLIVVGLYVKGLNLLYKIASHHFVQTIHQVLFNGYYVEAMITWISKNIIVNAIAKAARWFDTYVIDWLVNATVPASYGIYKAFKTGHSGKIGTYMGQFVLGVAIIVIAILIIVKGL, translated from the coding sequence ATGAATAATGCAGTATTGATTTTACTAACGGCGCCGTTTTTAGGGGCGGTTTTGGCGTATGTTTTAGGTAAGGCTAAAAGAGAGCTTAGTTTCTGGGTAGCTGAAGTAACGGGAGCTATTCTATTTTTAGCAAGTTTGGTGTTGTTTTTTAATTATTCGCATACGGTAATCGATATCGATTATACATGGATTGCATACGGAGATTTAAAAGTACCGTTCGGAATTTATATTGACCACTTATCTATTGTAATGCTTTTAGTAGCGACAGGTCTTGGATTTTTAGATATCCACTTTGCGCACGATTATATGGGTGAAGACCCAGATCAGCCGAGATACTATGCAAAAGTACTATTCTTTATCGGCGGTATGATTATTCTTGTTATTACAAAAGATTTAATCGGTGCATTTGTAGGTTGGGAATTCATGGGGCTTGCAAGTTACCTATTGATTAGTTTCTGGTATTACAAAAATTCAGCGGCTGATGCAGGTATGCAAGCGTTTCTTTATACGAGATTCGGTGATATTTTCATCTTAGCGGCTATTGCATTGCTATTCTTCTTTGCGGGAACGGTAGATTTAGTAAAACTAAACGAAATGGCTCTATCAGGAGAGCTTAATAAAACGGTAGCTCTCGTAGCGGCACTATTTATCTTTATGGGTGCTATCGGTAAATCAGGTCAGTTTCCATTGTATCCTTGGTTAATGAACGCGATGGAAGGTCCTACTACGGTATCTGCGTTAATCCACGGTGCGACAATGGTTAACTCGGGTATTTATATCGTAGCGAGACTATTTGATTTCTTTGCATATACTGACGCTCTTTTCATTGTTGCAAACGTTGCGGCGCTTTCGGCGTTTATCGGTGCTACATCGGCACTTGTACAAAAAGAGATCAAAAAAATCTTGGCTTATTCTACAATGTCACACTTATCGATTGCGTTTGTGGGTCTTGGTGTTGGAAGCTTGGCTGCCGGTATGCTACACCTTGTAAACCACGCAATCTTTAAAGCGTTATTATTCTTAAGTGCTGGTGCTGTTATTTACATCGCACACCATACAAAAGACGCATGGAAACTCGGAGGTCTTATCAAAACTGCTCCTCTTGTAGCACTCTTTATGGCTATGGGTTCACTGAGCCTTGCGGGTGTACCTCCGTTTAGTGGTTTCTTCTCAAAAGAGCTTGTAGTTGCAAGTGCTTGGGAATGGGGTAACGGATTTACAAAAACATTCGTAACGATTGCGGCATTGCTATCAATCGGTTATATTACGAGACTATGGATTCTTATCTTCTTGGGTGAGCCGAGAAACGAAGAGATTGCTGGAAGCGTACACAAACCGAGCAACTTATGGATTAGATTACCGCTTGGTATCTTAGCTTTTGTTACGTTATTCATCGCTATTTGGCAAAGCGATATTATTCACTATATCGTAGGAAAAGAAGTAGTAGAGCCGCATGTAGCGGGACTTACTGCGTTTATGTTAACAGGAATGTTAGTGATTTTCTTAATCGTTGTAGGTCTGTATGTAAAAGGATTGAACCTACTATACAAAATCGCATCACATCATTTCGTACAAACAATTCATCAAGTACTATTTAACGGATATTATGTTGAAGCTATGATTACTTGGATTTCTAAAAACATTATCGTTAATGCCATTGCAAAAGCGGCAAGATGGTTTGATACGTATGTTATCGACTGGCTTGTTAATGCAACCGTGCCTGCTTCATATGGTATTTATAAAGCGTTTAAAACAGGGCACAGCGGTAAAATCGGAACGTATATGGGGCAATTCGTCCTTGGTGTTGCAATTATCGTAATTGCTATCTTAATAATTGTAAAGGGGCTGTAA
- a CDS encoding NADH-quinone oxidoreductase subunit NuoK, protein MVGFYIDAIAAIILFGVGLYGVTSKSDFLKIFFSLEMLLNAVILLLASAAYHFGFTRGLAVAYVIIVIATLEAAAGVLIFILSNRITGEVIPDKLDKAVSDE, encoded by the coding sequence ATGGTAGGGTTTTATATAGACGCGATAGCTGCCATTATCCTTTTTGGAGTGGGGCTTTACGGGGTTACGAGTAAGAGTGACTTTTTGAAAATCTTCTTTTCACTCGAAATGTTATTAAACGCCGTTATTTTACTTCTTGCAAGTGCGGCATATCATTTCGGATTTACAAGAGGTTTGGCCGTTGCGTACGTAATTATCGTAATTGCAACTCTTGAAGCGGCGGCAGGTGTACTTATTTTCATTTTATCTAATAGAATTACCGGTGAGGTAATTCCTGACAAATTAGATAAGGCGGTGAGCGATGAATAA
- a CDS encoding NADH-quinone oxidoreductase subunit J: MSVLILAVAIILAIMSLTQKNTVPAVLSFVLMMFLLGIYYILMDEKLLGLFQIFVYTGGIVVLTLFGVTVIGSKFPKYEIRPWAVSVVTIVIIGLLIVPFLIPDIPYEGKAIPLKDQVKIFTDFYAQIAIFMGVVAASVLYGSIRMLHTLKHGKE, translated from the coding sequence ATGAGCGTATTGATTCTTGCTGTTGCTATTATCTTGGCAATAATGAGTCTTACTCAAAAAAATACCGTACCTGCGGTATTGTCATTCGTTTTGATGATGTTTTTATTAGGAATCTATTACATTCTTATGGATGAAAAATTATTAGGACTTTTCCAAATTTTCGTATATACGGGTGGTATCGTTGTATTAACACTTTTCGGGGTTACGGTTATCGGTTCTAAATTCCCTAAATACGAAATCAGACCTTGGGCTGTTAGTGTTGTAACAATCGTAATTATCGGTCTTTTAATCGTACCGTTTTTAATTCCGGATATTCCATACGAAGGGAAAGCGATTCCTCTAAAAGACCAAGTGAAGATATTTACTGATTTTTATGCTCAAATTGCAATCTTTATGGGTGTGGTTGCGGCAAGCGTTCTTTACGGAAGTATCAGAATGCTACACACTCTAAAACATGGAAAGGAATAA
- a CDS encoding 4Fe-4S binding protein: MLFQISEKIVRVMKAFTEPRIATKDIVKEPAHKSPIFRGRHEIKYELCIGCDACNKICPVDAIVMKPLPIKKPKIIPEVNLAICIFCGLCEDVCPTKPEKAIKLSGGDIEMITGGTHKDLDNFWVRVDVPEEWIEQKKREEEEKARKKKEMMAKKKAEAEAKKKAEEKAKAEATEAKKEESAEQKNASAEKGEEK; this comes from the coding sequence ATGTTATTTCAAATCAGTGAAAAAATCGTAAGAGTTATGAAAGCTTTTACGGAGCCGAGAATAGCAACGAAAGATATCGTAAAAGAACCGGCTCACAAGTCTCCTATCTTTAGAGGAAGACACGAAATTAAATACGAACTTTGTATCGGGTGTGACGCTTGTAATAAAATTTGTCCTGTTGATGCGATCGTTATGAAGCCGCTTCCGATTAAAAAGCCTAAAATTATTCCGGAAGTTAATTTGGCTATATGTATTTTCTGTGGTTTGTGTGAGGACGTTTGTCCTACAAAACCTGAAAAAGCTATTAAGCTTAGCGGCGGTGATATTGAAATGATTACCGGAGGTACTCATAAAGACCTTGATAACTTCTGGGTAAGAGTTGACGTACCTGAAGAGTGGATTGAGCAGAAAAAACGTGAAGAAGAAGAAAAAGCGAGAAAGAAAAAAGAGATGATGGCTAAGAAAAAAGCCGAGGCTGAAGCTAAGAAAAAGGCTGAAGAAAAAGCTAAAGCGGAAGCTACTGAAGCTAAAAAAGAGGAGAGTGCAGAGCAAAAAAACGCTTCTGCTGAAAAAGGAGAGGAGAAATGA
- a CDS encoding complex I subunit 1/NuoH family protein — protein sequence MSVGEILFYILVFPGLVFLLAWTFFVFYFSRKVLAYLHKRVGPHYNGPAGSLQTVYDVFKLLTKESITPKSADPYLFNIIPIITPLVAALPVILIPWTPLINNGHGILDTQYGVLGLVVLIGVEPFLLFLTGFGSNNKYSFLGGMRILAQMLSMEAPFFLAALSPALLFGTMNLYEIMYSNTWLTTLILLPGAIIFIITMLGILEQPPFHIPDAEQEIVYGFYTEYAGTNYTLLKFAEFTEILVVSAAAITLFFGGYRGIFFDSFWWLFLKIALLAVVMVAIRASNPRLRLDQMLKFCWSWLTPLAVLNLVWVIFAKLYILGA from the coding sequence ATGAGCGTTGGAGAAATTTTATTTTACATTTTAGTTTTCCCTGGACTTGTTTTCTTGCTTGCATGGACGTTTTTCGTGTTTTATTTTTCAAGAAAAGTTCTTGCATATTTGCATAAAAGGGTTGGACCTCACTATAACGGACCGGCAGGGTCTTTGCAAACGGTTTATGACGTATTTAAGCTTTTGACAAAAGAATCTATTACGCCAAAAAGTGCGGACCCGTATTTATTTAATATTATTCCGATTATTACACCGCTTGTTGCGGCATTGCCTGTAATTTTAATTCCTTGGACGCCTTTAATTAATAACGGACATGGAATTTTGGATACTCAATACGGAGTTTTAGGGCTTGTAGTTTTAATCGGAGTTGAACCTTTCTTGCTATTCTTAACGGGATTCGGTTCAAACAATAAATATTCGTTTTTAGGTGGTATGAGAATTTTGGCTCAAATGCTTTCTATGGAAGCGCCGTTTTTCTTAGCGGCATTAAGTCCTGCTTTGCTTTTTGGTACTATGAATCTATATGAGATTATGTATAGCAATACTTGGCTTACGACTCTAATTCTTTTACCTGGAGCCATTATTTTCATTATTACGATGCTCGGTATTTTAGAACAACCTCCATTCCATATTCCTGATGCGGAACAAGAAATCGTTTACGGGTTTTATACGGAATATGCAGGTACTAACTATACGCTTTTAAAATTCGCGGAATTTACTGAAATTTTAGTGGTATCAGCTGCTGCAATTACATTGTTTTTCGGAGGATACAGAGGAATTTTCTTTGATAGTTTCTGGTGGTTATTCTTAAAAATCGCACTTCTTGCGGTTGTAATGGTTGCTATTAGGGCTTCTAACCCGAGACTTAGACTTGATCAAATGCTTAAATTCTGTTGGAGCTGGTTAACACCGCTTGCGGTACTTAACTTAGTGTGGGTAATTTTTGCAAAACTTTACATTTTAGGAGCATAA
- a CDS encoding NADH-quinone oxidoreductase subunit C, giving the protein MERIKEILNKFDTEYVEDYKKSWVKAKLKNKEDLLDVVKALKEAGVKTCSTVSPTDFIDENRIEVNYFLEDLTNKRNVWLKVDVDRDLEKCEIDSITPLMPSANYHELEAYSTFGVKFKGHPDLRFFLISRDYYGKFPFRKDFDWKEHEKHLIENVNAITEEFHEEYEEHERTLGHEGSRTVLHWGPTHPASGPIRLKVFVNGENIEKVEPDIGYVWRALENLAERKDFIGTIVAVERICFMDNPNPMICYSQAVEEIAGKEITPFAKYMRVILGETGRIASHLISLGGFFGTMGLQTFLMWCLDVREYFLDVLEDYSGARIATACIEPGGVRYPLNDYKAWFAEINKAIAKWEKTKPDIEDIFLKNPLMTVRAKGTGVFTLDDVEEFYLAGPIARASGAKIDVRIDEPYAAYDELEMDYVTCDSGDARDRLYIIYKEINQAVDLIQQAMKKIEEGVEAGEMDPKKDHLVKMPKRLPAGEAVSRVEWARGEMLMHLVTGEKATTPYRLKIKAPSVNHTMILERLLPGHTLSDIPLLYGSMHICQGDLDR; this is encoded by the coding sequence ATGGAGAGAATTAAAGAGATACTTAATAAATTCGATACGGAATACGTTGAGGATTATAAAAAGAGTTGGGTAAAAGCAAAACTTAAAAACAAAGAGGATTTACTTGATGTAGTAAAAGCTCTGAAAGAAGCGGGAGTAAAAACTTGTTCTACCGTTTCTCCTACTGATTTTATCGACGAAAATAGGATTGAAGTTAACTATTTTCTTGAAGATTTGACAAATAAAAGAAACGTATGGTTGAAAGTGGACGTTGATAGAGACCTTGAGAAGTGCGAAATAGATTCGATTACTCCTTTGATGCCGAGTGCGAATTATCACGAGCTTGAAGCATATTCGACTTTCGGTGTTAAATTTAAAGGTCATCCTGATTTAAGATTTTTCCTAATCAGTAGAGATTATTACGGTAAGTTTCCGTTTAGAAAAGATTTCGATTGGAAAGAACATGAAAAACATTTAATTGAAAACGTAAATGCTATTACCGAAGAGTTTCATGAAGAATATGAAGAACACGAAAGAACGTTAGGACATGAGGGAAGTAGAACGGTACTTCACTGGGGACCGACACACCCTGCAAGCGGACCTATCAGACTAAAAGTTTTCGTTAACGGTGAAAATATTGAAAAAGTGGAGCCTGATATTGGATACGTTTGGCGTGCTCTTGAAAATTTAGCGGAAAGAAAAGATTTTATCGGTACTATCGTAGCGGTTGAGAGAATCTGTTTTATGGATAATCCTAATCCGATGATTTGTTATTCTCAAGCGGTAGAAGAAATTGCCGGAAAAGAGATTACACCTTTTGCTAAATATATGAGAGTTATTTTGGGTGAAACGGGAAGAATTGCGTCTCACTTAATTTCACTTGGCGGATTTTTCGGAACAATGGGACTTCAAACGTTTTTAATGTGGTGTTTGGATGTTAGAGAATATTTCCTTGACGTTCTTGAAGATTACAGCGGAGCGAGAATTGCGACTGCGTGTATAGAACCGGGAGGTGTTAGATATCCTCTAAACGATTATAAAGCGTGGTTTGCGGAAATTAATAAAGCTATTGCAAAATGGGAAAAAACAAAACCTGATATTGAAGATATTTTCCTTAAAAACCCTCTTATGACCGTAAGGGCTAAAGGTACGGGAGTATTTACTCTTGATGATGTCGAAGAGTTCTATTTAGCAGGACCTATTGCAAGAGCAAGCGGAGCTAAAATAGACGTAAGAATCGACGAACCTTACGCTGCTTACGATGAACTTGAAATGGATTACGTAACATGCGACAGCGGTGATGCGAGAGATAGACTTTATATTATTTATAAAGAAATCAATCAAGCTGTTGATTTAATCCAACAAGCGATGAAAAAAATAGAAGAAGGTGTTGAAGCCGGAGAAATGGACCCTAAAAAAGACCATTTGGTTAAAATGCCAAAAAGACTGCCTGCGGGTGAAGCGGTTAGTAGAGTTGAATGGGCAAGAGGTGAGATGTTAATGCATCTCGTAACCGGCGAGAAAGCAACTACGCCTTATAGACTAAAAATAAAAGCACCGAGTGTAAATCACACTATGATTCTTGAAAGATTACTTCCAGGGCATACCCTATCAGATATTCCTCTACTTTACGGTAGTATGCATATCTGTCAGGGTGACCTGGATAGATAA
- a CDS encoding NADH-quinone oxidoreductase subunit B, whose product MLKVLDFFNYARSKSPWIVHFCSGCCSLEMLAAMGPRYDWERYGYIMTPTPRQADIIFITGLVSKKILPALLRTYEQMPEPRYVVAIGACAYDGGPYNDSPSVIKNMTEILPADVFVAGCPPKPEAIVAGLEELKEKIKRGEPSASSQGGLWKQMKF is encoded by the coding sequence ATGCTAAAAGTGCTTGATTTTTTTAATTATGCAAGAAGTAAGTCTCCATGGATAGTGCATTTTTGTAGCGGGTGTTGTTCCCTTGAAATGCTTGCTGCTATGGGACCGAGATACGATTGGGAGAGATACGGATATATCATGACTCCGACTCCGAGACAAGCTGATATTATTTTTATTACGGGGCTTGTAAGTAAAAAAATCTTACCTGCACTTTTAAGAACGTATGAGCAAATGCCTGAGCCGAGATATGTTGTGGCTATCGGTGCTTGCGCTTATGACGGCGGACCTTATAACGATTCTCCGTCGGTAATTAAAAATATGACCGAAATTTTACCGGCTGACGTTTTCGTTGCGGGATGTCCTCCAAAACCTGAAGCGATTGTTGCCGGGCTTGAAGAGTTGAAAGAGAAAATCAAAAGAGGTGAGCCGAGTGCTTCAAGCCAAGGCGGTCTTTGGAAACAAATGAAATTTTAA
- a CDS encoding NADH-quinone oxidoreductase subunit A — protein METIIIYGTGILAGVLLLYFLGIAVAPFNPGEIKNDHFECGLPPSSEVPMKANFGYFIFAIAFIVFDMAGLFFSLFVFADNPEALKWAMVFGILLFAAITVSMKEYRNAKSA, from the coding sequence ATGGAAACCATTATCATTTATGGTACGGGAATACTTGCGGGCGTGCTTTTGCTTTACTTTTTAGGTATTGCAGTTGCGCCTTTTAATCCCGGAGAGATTAAAAACGATCACTTCGAATGTGGTTTGCCGCCGAGTAGTGAAGTGCCTATGAAGGCTAATTTCGGCTATTTCATTTTTGCAATCGCTTTTATCGTATTCGATATGGCGGGATTATTTTTTAGTTTGTTCGTATTTGCCGACAATCCTGAAGCTTTAAAATGGGCTATGGTTTTCGGGATTTTATTGTTTGCGGCTATTACAGTTAGTATGAAGGAGTATAGAAATGCTAAAAGTGCTTGA
- a CDS encoding ATP-binding protein: MVENIKEFLKNPKKSKVYKILNISKEEVEVLKHMLEMYIEGQEDVKVRNILQKIYSDDKLEAFEHIGTIKNLIEEGWVVVSFFGAKSPELSALELFNANVSLSVAFLKLLENGDLELVIPQKTPYKDHLEYLHDQFLRIDIYEQLANLKNSFSNETASIKRLQSKLKLIESTIKERVKKTQIDLPVLNFMIENDFNEKEEIIFLALLKEEYTGGSENARELNRLLDLISADEIERIKNRSLLDENSKLVSEGIIDYDELFGAFGGYTKIYFISEDILNELIHPRRKHKLEHLVKDTIFDLVEPKNSLEDVVLPKPTMEMVKRVLKQIDKRVVNLLKKWGIKQNNDLDAKIIFYGHPGTGKTLTAHAIAKELNKPVLSLDSSKILSMYVGESEKNVRRLFDEYYEISEKLKTKPVLLLNEADQFLSTRTTAAFSSADKMHNQMQNIFLEQLEKFEGVLIATTNLLETIDSAFSRRFDYKIKFEKPTFKERVKLWQKKLPKNADFEEDFDVNELAKYDLTGAQIELIIKNTALKVAMKKKPIFKLKDFIEEIKSEKKSAFDSEKEVGFV, encoded by the coding sequence TTGGTAGAAAATATTAAAGAATTTTTGAAAAATCCCAAAAAAAGCAAAGTTTATAAAATATTAAACATTTCAAAAGAAGAAGTTGAAGTTTTAAAACATATGCTTGAAATGTATATCGAAGGGCAAGAGGACGTAAAAGTCAGAAATATTTTACAAAAAATATATTCGGATGATAAACTTGAAGCTTTCGAGCATATCGGAACTATTAAAAATTTAATAGAAGAAGGGTGGGTTGTAGTAAGCTTTTTCGGTGCAAAAAGTCCTGAACTTAGCGCTCTTGAACTTTTTAACGCAAACGTATCGTTATCGGTAGCGTTTTTAAAACTTCTTGAAAACGGGGATTTGGAGCTTGTTATTCCTCAAAAAACTCCTTATAAAGACCATTTGGAATATTTGCACGATCAATTTTTAAGAATAGACATTTACGAACAGCTTGCAAATTTAAAAAATAGCTTCTCAAACGAAACGGCTTCTATAAAAAGACTTCAAAGCAAACTTAAATTGATAGAAAGTACGATAAAAGAGAGAGTTAAAAAAACTCAAATAGATTTACCGGTACTTAATTTTATGATAGAAAACGATTTTAACGAAAAAGAGGAAATAATTTTCTTAGCGCTTTTAAAAGAAGAGTATACAGGAGGCAGCGAAAACGCAAGAGAGCTTAACAGACTGCTTGATTTAATAAGTGCCGATGAGATTGAGAGGATAAAAAATAGAAGTTTGCTTGATGAAAATTCGAAATTAGTTAGTGAAGGTATTATCGATTATGACGAGCTTTTCGGAGCGTTTGGCGGATATACGAAAATATATTTTATAAGCGAAGATATTTTAAACGAACTCATTCACCCAAGAAGAAAACATAAATTGGAACATTTGGTAAAAGATACGATTTTCGATTTGGTGGAGCCTAAAAATTCCCTTGAAGACGTAGTATTGCCTAAACCTACAATGGAAATGGTAAAAAGAGTGCTTAAACAAATCGATAAAAGAGTAGTTAATTTACTTAAAAAATGGGGAATAAAACAAAATAACGATTTGGATGCTAAAATCATATTTTACGGACATCCGGGTACCGGAAAAACTCTTACCGCTCACGCTATTGCAAAAGAGCTTAATAAACCGGTACTTTCACTTGATTCGAGCAAAATTCTTTCCATGTATGTAGGAGAGAGCGAAAAAAACGTAAGAAGATTGTTTGACGAATATTATGAAATTAGCGAAAAATTAAAAACAAAGCCGGTTTTATTGTTAAACGAAGCTGACCAATTTTTATCGACAAGAACGACTGCTGCTTTTAGCAGTGCCGATAAAATGCATAATCAAATGCAAAATATCTTTTTAGAACAACTCGAAAAGTTTGAAGGCGTATTGATTGCCACGACGAATCTTTTGGAAACTATTGACAGCGCGTTTTCAAGAAGGTTCGATTATAAAATCAAATTTGAAAAGCCTACGTTTAAAGAAAGAGTGAAACTTTGGCAAAAAAAACTTCCTAAAAATGCGGATTTCGAAGAAGATTTCGATGTAAATGAGCTTGCGAAATACGATTTGACAGGGGCTCAAATAGAACTTATTATTAAAAATACCGCGTTAAAAGTAGCTATGAAGAAAAAACCGATTTTTAAACTTAAAGATTTTATAGAAGAGATAAAAAGTGAGAAAAAAAGTGCTTTTGACAGTGAAAAAGAGGTAGGATTCGTATAG
- a CDS encoding 16S rRNA (uracil(1498)-N(3))-methyltransferase has product MQFLYYENPKNNIIITGENHKYLFRVRRIKKDETVKIRNLKDDNLYIYKIDSINKKEALLSLINTEYSPNKPKKFMHLAWCVIDPKNIEKTLPALNEMGVSKISFVYCDFSQKNFKLKLERLTKILINSSQQCGRSDMMEIEIIDSSDKFFEKYPDFIAIDFNGEKFPCEIETKNPFLIGPEGGFSQKEKEKFKKILKFQGFILRSETAACALSAKYLL; this is encoded by the coding sequence ATGCAGTTTTTATACTATGAAAATCCCAAAAACAATATTATAATTACAGGAGAGAATCATAAATACCTATTCAGAGTCAGAAGAATAAAAAAAGATGAAACCGTAAAAATCCGAAATTTAAAAGACGATAATCTTTATATTTACAAAATCGACTCCATAAACAAAAAAGAAGCTCTGCTCTCTCTAATAAACACCGAATACTCTCCCAACAAACCGAAAAAATTTATGCATTTAGCCTGGTGTGTAATCGATCCGAAAAACATCGAAAAAACATTACCGGCTTTAAATGAAATGGGAGTAAGTAAAATAAGTTTCGTTTATTGTGATTTTTCCCAAAAAAACTTTAAATTAAAACTTGAGAGATTAACCAAAATTTTAATAAATTCTTCTCAACAATGCGGCAGAAGCGATATGATGGAAATCGAAATAATCGACTCAAGCGATAAATTTTTTGAAAAATATCCCGATTTTATTGCAATTGATTTTAACGGAGAAAAATTTCCTTGTGAAATTGAAACAAAAAATCCTTTTTTAATAGGTCCTGAGGGAGGTTTTTCTCAAAAAGAAAAAGAAAAGTTTAAAAAAATATTGAAATTTCAAGGGTTTATATTACGAAGTGAAACAGCGGCTTGTGCGCTAAGCGCTAAATATTTGCTATAA
- a CDS encoding response regulator transcription factor — MKIALIEDELHLNEAIKLLLELENFNVESFKNIREFLRESDNDYDIIIADISLPDGNFLQELSKHKKIGEETKIIIMSAHGELDNIKKAFDLGAEDFIKKPFEPEEIILRVKKLFKTKKTKLSENIFYDPESKTIITPNSKEILTKKEAMLLELLIKHRGRFVSFDTIAATIWDEPVSSNTIAALIKRLRQKIKNKDLITSKREIGYMLI; from the coding sequence ATGAAAATAGCCTTAATTGAAGACGAATTACATTTAAATGAAGCTATAAAATTACTTTTAGAGCTTGAAAATTTCAATGTTGAGTCATTTAAAAACATTAGAGAGTTTTTAAGAGAATCGGATAACGATTACGACATTATAATCGCTGATATATCTCTTCCTGACGGAAACTTTCTTCAAGAGCTGTCAAAACACAAAAAAATCGGAGAAGAGACGAAAATCATCATAATGTCCGCACACGGAGAACTTGACAACATTAAAAAAGCCTTCGATTTAGGTGCTGAAGATTTTATAAAAAAGCCTTTTGAACCGGAAGAAATAATTCTGAGAGTAAAAAAACTATTTAAAACAAAAAAGACAAAATTGAGTGAAAACATCTTTTATGACCCTGAATCAAAAACTATTATAACTCCAAACTCAAAAGAGATATTAACCAAAAAAGAAGCAATGCTTCTCGAACTTTTAATAAAACATCGAGGAAGATTCGTATCGTTCGACACTATCGCCGCGACTATATGGGACGAGCCCGTTTCAAGTAATACTATAGCAGCATTAATCAAAAGACTAAGACAAAAAATAAAAAATAAAGACCTTATTACTTCGAAAAGAGAAATCGGATATATGTTGATATAA